A genomic stretch from Diachasmimorpha longicaudata isolate KC_UGA_2023 chromosome 2, iyDiaLong2, whole genome shotgun sequence includes:
- the LOC135172597 gene encoding protein Hook homolog 3: MDDQQLESLRKWLDTFELDVPHSSPKDISDGVALAEALAQIAPEWFTSVWRSKIKSDVGTNWRLRVSNLKKIVEAVMEYYSECLNQPLSGYVKPDASKIGELCDTDELRRLLQLVLGCAVNCTDKQKYITRIMGMEESVQQAIMQSIQELEGSMHGAKLSLGASLNFETLDVADGGQQRLLAELQMAVDLKDQLGQRCHELDQQLSLLQEERAALIIENKKLQERLEEFDNPDNSASSLKFSGLRKQIETLKDEIFKIEGSRDDYRLKVELLEKEVFELQSKQEELQKVAEESNQLKDEIDALKETADKATKYEQTIESYKKKMEDLSDLRRQVKILEEKNLEYMQSKIEYEEEMKRASMVRSHLEGCKQQLAECQYKLDEQTNKCDKLEFETKKLEAKLSSVVREKERLIIERDTLKETNEELKCTQLQIAENSSTPTMVHAVSNAELIPPEVKEKLLLMEHEIKMLKLEQSGNDEKLPTVQALLDDSEERLNTLRGQNRKANQRIMELENRIEELTEQQSGEIKVDGAALQTQILHQQNEIKQLQGERERLILQVEEKESTMQMLKEKVRLIQESLSRKEEENAALEERYKKYIEKAKSVIRGLDPKLSNSPGEVMLLRNQIIEKRKNIDDLERSMREAKVLREMEEKLMISAFYNLGLACQRESVDQRLAALGTSQGNSFLSRQRQPSARRTIHPTYNSK, from the coding sequence atggatgatCAACAACTGGAGAGTCTTCGAAAGTGGCTCGACACATTTGAACTTGATGTGCCCCACAGTTCGCCAAAGGACATAAGTGATGGTGTTGCTCTTGCCGAGGCCCTAGCTCAGATAGCCCCAGAATGGTTCACATCTGTCTGGAGATCAAAAATAAAGTCAGACGTGGGGACAAACTGGCGACTCAGAGTCAGCAACCTTAAGAAGATTGTTGAAGCAGTTATGGAGTACTACTCTGAGTGTCTGAATCAACCATTATCCGGTTACGTGAAGCCAGATGCCTCGAAGATCGGTGAACTCTGTGACACTGATGAACTAAGAAGACTATTGCAACTGGTGCTGGGTTGTGCTGTCAACTGTACAGATAAGCAGAAGTACATTACCAGGATAATGGGGATGGAGGAGTCTGTCCAGCAAGCGATAATGCAAAGTATTCAGGAGCTGGAGGGTAGTATGCACGGTGCAAAATTGTCCCTCGGTGCAAGCCTGAACTTTGAAACCCTGGACGTCGCTGATGGAGGACAGCAGAGGCTCTTGGCTGAGCTCCAGATGGCAGTTGACCTGAAGGATCAGCTGGGTCAACGTTGCCACGAATTGGATCAGCAACTTTCCCTCCTTCAGGAAGAACGAGCTGCCCTCatcattgagaataaaaaactcCAGGAGAGACTGGAGGAATTTGACAATCCTGATAATTCAGCATCGAGTCTTAAGTTTTCCGGCCTCAGAAAGCAGATCGAAACCCTTAAGGATGAGATATTCAAGATTGAGGGATCTAGGGACGATTATCGACTCAAGGTTGAACTGCTTGAGAAGGAGGTCTTCGAGTTGCAATCAAAACAGGAAGAACTGCAGAAAGTGGCTGAGGAGTCCAATCAGCTGAAGGATGAGATCGATGCACTCAAAGAGACTGCTGATAAAGCCACGAAATACGAGCAGACCATCGAGTCGTACAAGAAGAAGATGGAAGACTTGAGTGATTTGCGTAGGCAAGTTAAGATTCTTGAAGAGAAGAACCTGGAGTACATGCAATCGAAGATTGAGTACGAGGAGGAGATGAAGCGAGCATCGATGGTGAGGAGTCATCTGGAGGGTTGCAAGCAACAGTTGGCTGAGTGTCAGTACAAATTGGATGAGCAGACGAATAAATGTGATAAATTGGAGTTCGAAACTAAGAAGCTGGAGGCCAAGTTATCGTCTGTCGTCCGGGAAAAAGAGAGGCTGATTATCGAGAGGGACACGTTGAAGGAGACAAATGAAGAACTGAAGTGTACACAGCTACAGATAGCTGAGAATTCATCGACCCCTACGATGGTTCATGCTGTGTCGAATGCTGAGTTGATACCGCCTGAGGTGAAAGAGAAGCTTCTGCTCATGGAACATGAGATCAAAATGCTTAAACTGGAGCAGTCTGGCAATGATGAGAAACTACCAACTGTTCAGGCTTTGCTAGACGACTCTGAAGAGCGGTTGAACACTCTAAGAGGGCAAAATCGTAAGGCCAACCAGAGGATAATGGAGTTGGAGAACAGAATAGAAGAATTGACTGAGCAGCAAAGTGGAGAGATCAAGGTCGATGGGGCCGCCCTCCAGACTCAAATTCTCCATCAGCAGAATGAAATTAAACAGCTGCAGGGGGAGAGGGAACGTTTGATTCTCCAAGTTGAAGAGAAAGAGTCGACGATGCAGATGCTGAAGGAGAAGGTTCGTCTTATTCAGGAGAGTCTCAGCAGAAAAGAAGAGGAGAACGCCGCATTGGAGGAGAGGTACAAGAAATACATTGAGAAGGCGAAAAGTGTTATCCGAGGTTTGGATCCCAAGTTGAGTAATTCCCCCGGAGAAGTTATGCTGCTGCGAAATCAAATTATCGAGAAGAGGAAGAATATCGATGACTTGGAGAGATCCATGAGAGAGGCCAAAGTACTTAGAGAGATGGAGGAGAAGCTCATGATTTCGGCGTTTTATAATTTGGGCCTGGCCTGCCAGAGGGAGAGTGTTGATCAGAGACTTGCAGCACTTGGAACCAGTCAGGGAAACTCGTTTCTCTCTAGGCAACGGCAACCTTCCGCCAGGCGGACCATTCATCCCACTTATAATTCTAAGTGA
- the LOC135172602 gene encoding dehydrodolichyl diphosphate synthase complex subunit DHDDS isoform X2: MNASVTKLTSAVSLRGPASRNLAIRFNKLAETLQWCLDLGIKEVTVYAFSIENFKRSREEVDALIDLAVEKFQRLLDEREKLMENGVRISVIGNLSLIPDNLRQLMAEAMLITKDNDKAFLNIAFAYTSRDEITETVKTIAEGVRNNAISLSDISEDFFSRCLYTSRSPDPDLIIRTSGEIRFSDYLLWQISHSCVHFANVLWPESSIWDLLIAIFHYQRGHAELNRSKIYQKTIDQSCTLRAVAFTRKVEKNKQSFLELAVSSS, translated from the exons ATGAACGCTAGTGTCACTAAACTCACCTCGGCAGTGTCTCTGAGAGGTCCAGCTTCAAGAAATTTAGCAATCAG GTTCAACAAACTCGCAGAGACTCTCCAGTGGTGTCTAGATCTTGGCATCAAGGAGGTGACTGTCTACGCATTcagcattgaaaatttcaaaagaagTCGGGAAGAGGTCGATGCGCTGATTGATCTAGCAGTAGAAAAGTTTCAAAGATTATTAGACGAGAG AGAAAAGCTGATGGAAAATGGTGTTCGTATTTCAGTCATAGGAAATTTGTCGTTAATACCTGATAACCTCAGGCAGTTAATGGCGGAGGCCATGCTTATCACGAAAGATAATGACAAGGCATTTCTGAATATTGCGTTCGCATATACGT CTAGGGACGAGATCACAGAGACGGTGAAAACGATTGCAGAGGGTGTGAGGAATAATGCAATCAGTTTGTCTGATATCAGTGAGGACTTTTTCTCTAGATGTCTTTATACAAGTCGATCTCCAGACCCAGACCTCATTATAAGGACTTCTGGAGAAATTAGGTTCAGTGATTATCTCCTGTGGCAG ATTTCTCACTCGTGCGTACATTTTGCGAATGTTCTCTGGCCAGAATCCAGCATATGGGACTTACTGATAGCTATATTCCATTATCAACGTGGTCACGCGGAACTGAACAGATCAAAAATCTATCAAAAAACTATTGATCAGAGCTGTACGTTACGCGCAGTTGCTTTCAcgagaaaagtggaaaaaaacaaGCAATCATTTTTGGAACTAGCAGTTTCCAGTTCCTGA
- the LOC135172602 gene encoding dehydrodolichyl diphosphate synthase complex subunit DHDDS isoform X1, protein MSWIRKNTLSFLQLFAVKIIKCGRIPQHVAFIMDGNRRYARKNQVAGIQGHAEGFNKLAETLQWCLDLGIKEVTVYAFSIENFKRSREEVDALIDLAVEKFQRLLDEREKLMENGVRISVIGNLSLIPDNLRQLMAEAMLITKDNDKAFLNIAFAYTSRDEITETVKTIAEGVRNNAISLSDISEDFFSRCLYTSRSPDPDLIIRTSGEIRFSDYLLWQISHSCVHFANVLWPESSIWDLLIAIFHYQRGHAELNRSKIYQKTIDQSCTLRAVAFTRKVEKNKQSFLELAVSSS, encoded by the exons ATGTCGTGGATAAGAAAAAATACACTGAGCTTTTTACAATTATTTGCTGTTAAGATAATCAAGTGTGGAAGGATTCCACAGCATGTGGCTTTTATTATGGACGGAAACAGGAGGTATGCCAGGAAGAATCAGGTGGCTGGGATCCAGGGGCACGCTGAGGG GTTCAACAAACTCGCAGAGACTCTCCAGTGGTGTCTAGATCTTGGCATCAAGGAGGTGACTGTCTACGCATTcagcattgaaaatttcaaaagaagTCGGGAAGAGGTCGATGCGCTGATTGATCTAGCAGTAGAAAAGTTTCAAAGATTATTAGACGAGAG AGAAAAGCTGATGGAAAATGGTGTTCGTATTTCAGTCATAGGAAATTTGTCGTTAATACCTGATAACCTCAGGCAGTTAATGGCGGAGGCCATGCTTATCACGAAAGATAATGACAAGGCATTTCTGAATATTGCGTTCGCATATACGT CTAGGGACGAGATCACAGAGACGGTGAAAACGATTGCAGAGGGTGTGAGGAATAATGCAATCAGTTTGTCTGATATCAGTGAGGACTTTTTCTCTAGATGTCTTTATACAAGTCGATCTCCAGACCCAGACCTCATTATAAGGACTTCTGGAGAAATTAGGTTCAGTGATTATCTCCTGTGGCAG ATTTCTCACTCGTGCGTACATTTTGCGAATGTTCTCTGGCCAGAATCCAGCATATGGGACTTACTGATAGCTATATTCCATTATCAACGTGGTCACGCGGAACTGAACAGATCAAAAATCTATCAAAAAACTATTGATCAGAGCTGTACGTTACGCGCAGTTGCTTTCAcgagaaaagtggaaaaaaacaaGCAATCATTTTTGGAACTAGCAGTTTCCAGTTCCTGA